The Ascaphus truei isolate aAscTru1 chromosome 11, aAscTru1.hap1, whole genome shotgun sequence genome includes a window with the following:
- the UBE2I gene encoding SUMO-conjugating enzyme UBC9, translated as MSGIALSRLAQERKAWRKDHPFGFVAVPTKNPDGTMNLMNWECAIPGKKGTPWEGGLFKLRMLFKDDYPSSPPKCKFEPPLFHPNVYPSGTVCLSILEEDKDWRPAITIKQILLGIQELLNEPNIQDPAQAEAYTIYCQNRVEYEKRVRAQAKKFAPS; from the exons ATGTCTGGCATAGCCCTGAGCAGACTCGCACAGGAGAGAAAAGCTTGGAGAAAAGATCATCCTTTT ggTTTTGTGGCGGTACCAACAAAGAATCCAGATGGCACAATGAATCTGATGAACTGGGAGTGTGCCATTCCAGGGAAGAAAGGG ACCCCTTGGGAAGGAGGGTTATTTAAACTACGGATGCTTTTCAAGGATGATTATCCCTCCTCGCCTCCGAAAT GTAAATTTGAGCCGCCCTTATTTCACCCAAATGTCTATCCTTCCGGCACAGTTTGTCTGTCTATCTTAGAAGAAGATAAGGATTGGAGGCCAGCAATCACAATTAAACAG ATCTTGTTAGGAATACAAGAACTTCTAAATGAACCAAATATACAAGATCCCGCTCAAGCAGAGGCGTACACAATTTACTG cCAAAACAGAGTGGAATATGAAAAGAGAGTCAGAGCACAAGCCAAGAAGTTTGCACCATCATAA